One stretch of Cydia fagiglandana chromosome 18, ilCydFagi1.1, whole genome shotgun sequence DNA includes these proteins:
- the LOC134673329 gene encoding uncharacterized protein LOC134673329, which produces MKLCVFFCFIIAANVVYGQWASRVYLEKAQDYFLNVVQETVLRLEQRSFSSLRLQDVTQTISQEMYKWHVTGNVTYTNGFLVSIQQMDVTNFQQQTSTSTVDGVATNFATVNGRLNIRDMKIGYDVIAELEEDGNHRFTGSFVHTLLWYTFRISKNLHTQEISATVSLESLSGGLHRMQYMPANNITEVISRTYVPSNIWASVGTWGRDVIQPIVLDVVQNTIAFPPVCLDCR; this is translated from the exons ATGAagctttgtgtatttttttgttttattattgcaGCTAATGTGGTTTATGGACAATGGG CCAGCCGTGTTTATCTGGAGAAAGCTCAGGATTACTTCCTTAATGTGGTACAGGAGACCGTACTGCGATTGGAGCAGCGGAGTTTTAGCTCTCTTCGACTTCAAGATGTAACTCAAACTATaag TCAAGAAATGTACAAATGGCACGTCACCGGTAACGTCACGTACACAAATGGTTTCCTAGTATCCATACAACAGATGGATGTGACGAACTTCCAACAGCAAACGTCAACCAGCACGGTAGATGGCGTAGCCACGAACTTCGCTACGGTCAATGGGCGGTTGAATATCAGGGATATGAAG ATTGGTTATGATGTGATTGCTGAGCTGGAAGAAGATGGAAACCATAGATTCACCGGCAGTTTCGTTCACACTCTGCTCTGGTATACCTTTCGT ATATCCAAGAACTTGCACACACAAGAGATATCAGCCACAGTGTCACTAGAAAGTTTAAGTGGAGGACTACACAGAATGCAATATATGCCCGCAAACAACATAACTGAAGTGATTTCTAGAACT tatgTTCCAAGCAACATTTGGGCCAGCGTTGGCACTTGGGGTCGCGACGTCATCCAGCCTATTGTTTTGGACGTCGTTCAGAACACAATCGCTTTTCCACCAGTGTGCCTGGACTGcagataa